In one window of Gossypium hirsutum isolate 1008001.06 chromosome A01, Gossypium_hirsutum_v2.1, whole genome shotgun sequence DNA:
- the LOC121223056 gene encoding endo-1,4-beta-xylanase 5, with the protein MVAGHFSKNSDDRDIDITIDSSSLQPFTEQEWRFNQQFMINTQRKRAVTIHVSDQQGNRLQGAVITINQVSKDFPFGSAIAHTILGNLPYQNWFVE; encoded by the exons ATGGTTGCTGGTCATTTCTCAAAG AACTCAGATGATAGAGACATTGATATAACAATTGATAGTTCCTCGTTACAGCCATTTACAGAACAAGAATGGAGGTTTAACCAGCAATTCATGATTAACACT CAAAGGAAGCGTGCTGTAACAATACATGTCTCAGATCAACAAGGTAATAGGTTGCAAGGAGCAGTAATAACTATAAACCAAGTCTCAAAGGATTTTCCATTTGGTTCTGCAATAGCACACACCATTCTTGGGAATTTGCCCTATCAG AACTGGTTTGTTGAATGA
- the LOC107917929 gene encoding protein FAM135B codes for MLRRIAWLIGFNNKVEQAKKLSNAKPQPAKVQPAVMLDTIQEIAIYIHRFHNLDLFQQGWYRLKITMRWENDQQTSIGAPSRVMQYEAPNVGSDDVYGVWRIDDTDNSFATRPFRIKYAKQDVLLSILVAFHLPLTENEGPLSSAVILKFELLYSPVLEKGSEFQPSSDGCPAAVHEFRIPPKALLGLHSYCPVYFDSFHAVLVDVSVHVCLLKVGSRKGAKKVPSVPYSAPNAVAGETIDGSSQALDKVACTDLKHATLVKALFDARDTLLVELQRFGNGINRVIDLTEFTSTMNETKLSDSILQANPATAHAEVPGQGKPQNGLEGVGGRLDVRLLQNLSKDDKIKLFNLWGEQVSYLWNTFLNFHRENKTQIVQFLRDAWAKDRRAEWSIWMVYSKVEMPHHYINGGFDEPSHHIVHKRGPSLLKLTDEPAELATMRAELHRRSIAQMRINNRSIQDMQIFGDPSGVPIVIMERVINAPRRTVSDISFLKNFDVMHLATTSTVLEAGKSQSSTSAARSGHDLKIVVFVHGFQGHHLDLRLVRNQWLLIDSKIHFLMSEANEEKTSGDFRDMGLRLAHEVIAYVKKKMDKASRSGDLRNIKLSFVGHSIGNIIIRTALAESIMEPYLRFLHTYVSLSGPHLGYLYSSNSLFNSGLWLLKKLKGTQCIHQLTFTDDPDIRNTFFYKLCKQKTLENFKNIVLLSSPQDGYVPYHSARIESCRAASTDYSKKGKAFLEMLNYCIDQIRAPTCENRVFIRCDVNFDTSTYGKNLNTFIGRAAHIEFLESDIFARFIMWSFPELFE; via the exons ATGTTACGTCGTATTGCGTGGTTAATTGGTTTCAATAATAAAGTCGAACAAGCGAAGAAGTTATCCAATGCAAAACCGCAACCGGCTAAAGTACAGCCGGCTGTCATGTTGGATACTATCCAAGAGATTGCAATTTACATCCATAGGTTTCATAACCTTGATCTTTTCCAGCAAGG ATGGTATCGACTTAAGATTACTATGAGATGGGAAAATGATCAGCAAACTTCTATAGGAGCGCCTTCAAGAGTCATGCAATATGAAG CTCCAAATGTTGGTTCTGATGATGTATACGGAGTGTGGAGGATTGATGACACTGACAACAGTTTCGCAACACGGCCTTTTCGAATCAAATATGCGAAACAGGATGTTCTTCTATCTATCTTGGTTGCATTTCATCTACCCCTTACTGAGAACGAG GGCCCTTTATCATCAGCTGTCATATTGAAGTTTGAGCTTCTCTATTCTCCTGTATTGGAGAAAGG TTCTGAGTTTCAGCCTTCTTCAGATGGTTGCCCTGCTGCAGTTCATGAATTTCGTATCCCTCCTAAAGCTCTTTTAGGACTGCATTCCTATTGCCCTgtttattttgattcatttcatGCTGTTCTTGTGGATGTAAGTGTTCACGTCTGTCTCCTAAAAGTTGGTTCTCGCAAGGGCGCAAAGAAAGTACCCAG CGTTCCTTATAGTGCCCCCAATGCTGTTGCTGGTGAAACTATCGACGGATCTAGTCAG GCACTAGATAAAGTGGCATGTACTGACTTGAAACATGCCACGCTTGTTAAGGCTTTATTTGATGCTCGTGACACACTGCTTGTGGAGCTACAAAGATTTGGCAATGGTATTAACCGAGTAATTGATTTAACTGAATTTACATCCACAATGAACGAAACAAAACTATCTGATTCCATTCTGCAAGCAAACCCGGCTACTGCTCATGCTGAAGTTCCCGGACAAGGCAAGCCACAAAATGGTCTTGAG GGAGTTGGTGGTAGATTAGATGTTAGGTTGCTCCAGAACTTATCCAAggatgataaaattaaattatttaatctatGGGGTGAACAAGTGTCGTATTTATGGAACACATTCCTCAATTTCCACAG GGAGAATAAAACACAGATAGTGCAATTCCTTCGTGATGCATGGGCTAAGGATCGAAGAGCTGAATGGTCAATATGGATGGTTTACTCTAAGGTTGAAATGCCTCACCATTATATAAATGGTGGTTTTGATGAGCCTTCCCACCATATTGTGCATAAGAGGGGTCCAAGTTTGCTGAAGTTAACTGATGAA CCTGCAGAGTTAGCAACCATGAGAGCTGAGCTTCATCGACGAAGTATTGCACAAATGAGG ATTAACAATCGATCGATCCAAGACATGCAAATATTTGGAGATCCTTCAGGAGTTCCTATTGTAATTATGGAACGTGTAATAAATGCACCTCGTCGTACTGTTAGTGATATATCATTCTTGAAGAATTTTGACGTAATGCATTTAGCTACCACAAGCACTGTTCTTGAAGCTGGGAAGAGTCAATCAAGTACAAGTGCTGCACGGAGTGGGCATGACTTGAAGATCGTTGTCTTTGTGCATGGTTTTCAG GGGCATCATCTGGATCTGCGACTTGTTAGGAACCAATGGCTTTTGATAGATTCCAAGATACATTTCCTAATGTCAGAGGCAAATGAAGAGAAAACATCTGGAGACTTCAGAGATATGGGACTAAGGCTGGCACATGAAGTGATTGCATATGTCAAAAAGAAAATGGACAAAGCTTCAAGATCTGGTGACTTACGAAATATCAAACTTAGTTTTGTCGGGCACTCTATTGGGAACATTATAATAAGAACAGCATTAGCAG AGAGTATTATGGAACCTTACCTGAGATTCCTCCATACATACGTATCTCTGTCTGGTCCACACTTGGGATATCTATACAGTTCAAATTCTTTATTCAATTCCGGGTTGTGGCTTTTGAAGAAGCTCAAGGGGACGCAGTGCATTCATCAGCTAACTTTCACAGATGACCCAGATATCCGTAACACTTTCTTCTACAAACTTTGTAAG CAAAAAACTCTGGAAAATTTCAAGAATATAGTCCTCCTTTCGTCACCCCAG GATGGTTATGTTCCATATCACTCTGCCAGAATTGAGTCATGCCGGGCAGCATCAACAGACTATTCCAAAAAGGGAAAAGCATTTCTGGAGATGTTGAATTACTGCATAGACCAGATAAGGGCTCCTACCTGTGAGAACCGGGTGTTTATTCGTTGTGATGTCAACTTTGACACGTCTACCTATGGCAAAAACTTGAATACTTTCATTGGACGAGCTGCTCATATAGAGTTTTTGGAGTCAGATATTTTTGCTCGGTTCATAATGTGGTCGTTTCCAGAACTATTTGAATAA